The Lysinibacillus irui sequence TTTTAATGTTTCATAATTGGTCATGACAAAAATAATTAAACCGAATAGTAATAAATAGCTCAGCACATTTGGAAAAATAACGATTAATCGTAATAGTGCTGGTGGCATCTTTTGTTGATTCATTTCACCACACCCCTTTTTCAATTATACGTGAAACAAGCTATTTATCCTACTATATTTTTCCTATATAGGTATCTGCTGATAGTTGGAGGTTTTCTAGTGTCGTATGTAACTGATCGATAAAGTCAGTCATGCTGTTCTTTAGCTTTTTGGGCTAAGAATCTTTATCTTCTTCACAAAAAAACATCTATTAGCAGCAATAGATGTTTTTTAGACATTAAATTAATTGATTGTTTTGCCATGTAAAGACGGCTTGGTCAGCAGTCAGGAGCGTTTGAGGGAAAATTTCCTGTGCTTCTGCCAAAAATTGAGGTAAATCATGTGGAAGAAAACGAGCACTTAAATGATTTAATAGTAAATACTGCGCACCCGCTTGCTGTGCGACTTTTGCCGCCTCCACATTTGTAGCGTGGCCATAGCTGGCAGCTAAATCCGTTGTTGTGCCGTCAAATGTGGCTTCATGCACCAGGATATCAGCACCCATCGACAACTGTATGGCCTCTTCACAATATTTCGTATCACCTAAAATCGTCAGGGTGAAGCCTTTTTTTGCAGGTGCCACAACGTCCTTCGCTTGAATCACTTTGCCGTTTTCAAGCACAATATCTTGGCCATTTTTCAATTGTCCAAGCAACGGTCCTTTAGGCACACCGAGTGCTTGTGCTTTGTCGATTAATAACTCGCCCGGTAAATCCTTTTGTTCAATACGGTAGCCGTAGCATGGAACAACATGACGAAGTTCTCTTGCACGAATTGTAAAGTGTGCATCCTCATAAATAAGCCCTTCCTGCACTTCTACAAAGCGAAGTGGATACGTTAAATGAGTTTTGGATAAGGCCAATGTTTGTTCAATCCATTGCTGTAACCCTGCTGGTCCGAAAATCGTAAGGGGTTCATCTCCTCCTTGAAAGGATCGAGAGCTTAAAAAACCAGGTAATCCTAAAATATGATCCCCATGTAAATGTGTAATGAAAATTTTTGTTACTTTCCGAGGCTTTAATGACGTGTGTAAGATTTGATGCTGTGTTGCCTCCCCACAGTCAAATAACCACATTTCGCTCACTTCATCTAACAGTTTTACCATCAATGCACTCGTATTTCGTTCTTTTGAAGGCATGCCTGCGCCTGTCCCTAAAAAATGTAGCTGCACATATGCCACCTCACTTCTTTTTTTATCATTTTATTGTACCTTATCATTCCCCATAAGAAAAACCTTTGGTGAATGGCCTTCTCCAAAGGTTTCTCGTTTATTTTGGTTGCCATGAAACAAGTGCTGCATGAAAATCATGACGATAATAATATCGCCCATCCTTTTCTTCAATAAAAGGGAGGAGAGATTCCTCCACATGTGCTCGCTGGAAGTTCGTCGTTAGTATTTTTTTACTTTGCGTTGTTATAAGCTGTTCATAGCTTTCATATTCATAGACACGTTCCAGCGGGATAATTTGACAATCCGCATAGAT is a genomic window containing:
- a CDS encoding acyl-phosphate glycerol 3-phosphate acyltransferase, which encodes MNQQKMPPALLRLIVIFPNVLSYLLLFGLIIFVMTNYETLKATNNLTVWIIFIVVLAPAATYTTFSIVKKIRAGHM
- the rnz gene encoding ribonuclease Z translates to MQLHFLGTGAGMPSKERNTSALMVKLLDEVSEMWLFDCGEATQHQILHTSLKPRKVTKIFITHLHGDHILGLPGFLSSRSFQGGDEPLTIFGPAGLQQWIEQTLALSKTHLTYPLRFVEVQEGLIYEDAHFTIRARELRHVVPCYGYRIEQKDLPGELLIDKAQALGVPKGPLLGQLKNGQDIVLENGKVIQAKDVVAPAKKGFTLTILGDTKYCEEAIQLSMGADILVHEATFDGTTTDLAASYGHATNVEAAKVAQQAGAQYLLLNHLSARFLPHDLPQFLAEAQEIFPQTLLTADQAVFTWQNNQLI